In Actinomadura luteofluorescens, the sequence TGTTCCGGTGGCGCGACCCCTCGGAGGCGCCCGGCCTGGACGTCTCCGGGTTCGACAAGGTGCTGAGCGTCGACCCGGACGAGCGGACCGCGCAGGTCCAGGGCATGACGACCTACGAGGACCTGGTCGACGCGACGCTGCCGCACGGTCTGATGCCGACGGTCGTCCCCCAGCTGAAGACGATCACGCTGGGCGGGGCGGTGACCGGGCTCGGCATCGAGTCGACGTCGTTCCGGGACGGGCTGCCGCACGAGGGCGTCCTGGAGCTGGAGGTCCTCACCGGCGACGGGCAGATCGTCACGGCCACGCGCGACAACGAGCACAAGGACCTGTTCTACGGCTTCCCGAACTCCTACGGGACGCTCGGCTACAGCCTCCGGTTGAAGATCGAGCTGCGGGCCGTCCGGCCCTACGTCCGGCTGCGGCACCTGCGGTTCACCGACGCGGCGGAGCTCGCCCGCGTCCTCGGGGAGATCACCGAGTCCGGGACGTTCGAGGACGAGACCGTCGACTTCATGGACGGGACGGTCTTCGGCGCGGACGAGCAGTACATCACGCTGGGCTTCTTCGCCGACTCCGCGCCCTACACCTCCGACTACACCGGCCAGAAGATCTACTACAGGTCGATCCAGCAGCGGTCCGTCGACTTCCTCACGATCCGCGACTACATCTGGCGCTGGGACACCGACTGGTTCTGGTGCTCGGGCGCGTTCGGGGTGCAGAACCCGACCGTCCGGAAGCTGTGGCCCGACAGGTTCAAGCGCTCCGACGTGTACCGCAAGCTGGTCGCCTACGACCGCCGGTACCACATCGTCGCGCGTGCGGAGCGCTGGCGGGGGCTGCGGCCGCGCGAGGACGTGATCCAGGACATCGAGGTCCCGGTCGAGCGGCTTCCGGAGTTCCTGGAGTTCTTCCACGACAAGGTGGGCATGGCCCCGATCTGGCTGTGCCCGCTGCGTGCGAAGGAGCGGTGGCCGCTGTACCCGCTGGACGTGGGCCGCCCCTACGTGAACGCCGGTTTCTGGGGCACGGTGCGGATCCCGCCAGGGCAGATCCCCGAGTACCACAACCGGCTCATCGAACGTAAGGTCGCCGCCCTCGACGGCCACAAGTCCCTGTACTCGACCGCCTTCTACGGCCGGGACGAGTTCTGGCGGTACTACGACGGGGAGACCTACCGGCGGCTCAAGGGGTCCTACGATCCCGACGGGCGGCTGCTGGATCTCTACGACAAGTGCGTGCGCGGGCGCTGACCAGGCGCCCGCAGTTCGGGGGAGCCCCGCGCGGGAGGCGGCCGATCCGCCGCCGCCCGGGCCGGGGCGAAGAGACAGGAGGAACCAAGATGACGCTGGCCAGGGTCTTCGAGCAGCTCGCCGGGGCTGAGGCGCCAGTGGAGTTCACGGCCTACGACGGATCTCGGGCGGGGGTGCCCGGCGCCGACATCCGTTTCGACGTGCGCTCACCGTACGCGGTCTCGTACCTGCTGCACTCGCCGGGCGCGCTGGGGCTCGCCCGCGCCTACGTCACCGGCATGATCGACGTCGACGGCGACATGATCGCGGCGTTGACCACGATGCAGCAGGTGCTCAGCGATGTGACGCCGCGCGACAAGGCGAGGATCGT encodes:
- a CDS encoding FAD-binding oxidoreductase; translation: MTELAIKGDHQRAVEALRRSYQAIPAGTPVRLAKRTSNLFRWRDPSEAPGLDVSGFDKVLSVDPDERTAQVQGMTTYEDLVDATLPHGLMPTVVPQLKTITLGGAVTGLGIESTSFRDGLPHEGVLELEVLTGDGQIVTATRDNEHKDLFYGFPNSYGTLGYSLRLKIELRAVRPYVRLRHLRFTDAAELARVLGEITESGTFEDETVDFMDGTVFGADEQYITLGFFADSAPYTSDYTGQKIYYRSIQQRSVDFLTIRDYIWRWDTDWFWCSGAFGVQNPTVRKLWPDRFKRSDVYRKLVAYDRRYHIVARAERWRGLRPREDVIQDIEVPVERLPEFLEFFHDKVGMAPIWLCPLRAKERWPLYPLDVGRPYVNAGFWGTVRIPPGQIPEYHNRLIERKVAALDGHKSLYSTAFYGRDEFWRYYDGETYRRLKGSYDPDGRLLDLYDKCVRGR